A window of Dorea formicigenerans contains these coding sequences:
- a CDS encoding desulfoferrodoxin family protein gives MEVRYCICKHCGNIVEKVKDKGVPVICCGEPMQELKAGVTDAAVEKHVPVYTVEGSHVHVVVGETKHPMLEEHFIEWITLNTNQGIYRKQLNPGQEPVADFCLCDGEQVEEVYAYCNLHGLWKC, from the coding sequence ATGGAAGTAAGGTACTGTATTTGTAAGCATTGTGGAAACATTGTTGAAAAGGTAAAGGATAAGGGTGTACCTGTAATTTGTTGCGGAGAACCTATGCAGGAATTAAAAGCCGGAGTGACAGATGCTGCTGTTGAGAAGCATGTACCTGTATATACGGTAGAAGGCAGTCATGTTCATGTCGTGGTCGGAGAGACAAAACATCCAATGCTTGAAGAACATTTCATTGAGTGGATTACATTAAATACAAACCAGGGAATATACAGAAAACAGTTAAATCCAGGTCAGGAGCCGGTAGCGGATTTTTGCCTCTGCGATGGTGAACAGGTAGAAGAAGTATATGCATATTGTAACCTGCATGGATTATGGAAATGCTAA
- a CDS encoding rubredoxin, with translation MKYVCDVCGWEYDEEEGYPEGDIAPGTKWEDVPEDFECPLCNVGKDQFSEVE, from the coding sequence ATGAAATATGTATGTGACGTTTGCGGATGGGAATATGATGAAGAGGAAGGTTATCCTGAAGGTGATATTGCACCAGGAACAAAGTGGGAGGATGTTCCGGAAGATTTTGAATGCCCATTATGTAATGTTGGAAAAGATCAGTTTTCAGAAGTTGAATAG
- a CDS encoding SDR family NAD(P)-dependent oxidoreductase, whose protein sequence is MRLKDKVAIITGGSRGIGFATADKFLKEGASVVLAASSQESADVAVDKLKEKYPNAIVAGISPNLASMESVRKAFKEATEKYGCVDILVNNAGISENTSFMDYTEETFDKVMDLNVKGVFNTTRVAAECMVARGKGVILSTSSMVSISGQPSGFAYPASKFAVNGLTISLARELGPKGIRVNAVAPGITETDMMKAVPKEVIEPMIERIPLRRLGQPEDIANAFVFLASDEASYITGVILSVDGMARS, encoded by the coding sequence ATGAGATTAAAAGATAAAGTTGCAATCATTACGGGTGGAAGCCGTGGTATAGGATTTGCTACAGCTGATAAATTCTTGAAGGAAGGTGCTTCAGTTGTGTTAGCAGCAAGTTCACAGGAATCGGCAGATGTTGCTGTAGATAAATTAAAAGAAAAATATCCCAATGCAATAGTTGCTGGAATTAGTCCAAATCTGGCAAGCATGGAGTCTGTCAGAAAGGCTTTTAAAGAGGCAACTGAAAAATATGGATGTGTCGATATACTGGTAAATAATGCAGGGATTTCAGAAAACACCTCATTTATGGATTATACAGAGGAGACTTTTGATAAAGTCATGGATCTAAATGTAAAAGGAGTATTTAATACTACTCGTGTAGCAGCAGAATGTATGGTGGCAAGAGGCAAGGGGGTCATTCTCTCAACTTCTTCCATGGTGAGTATTTCGGGACAGCCAAGTGGGTTTGCTTATCCGGCATCGAAGTTTGCAGTAAACGGATTGACTATATCATTAGCAAGAGAACTAGGACCTAAAGGTATTCGTGTTAATGCTGTTGCACCTGGGATTACAGAAACTGATATGATGAAGGCCGTGCCAAAGGAAGTTATCGAACCTATGATTGAAAGAATTCCATTGCGTCGTCTTGGACAGCCAGAAGATATTGCCAATGCGTTTGTGTTTCTTGCTTCAGATGAGGCGAGTTACATTACAGGTGTTATATTAAGTGTAGATGGTATGGCAAGAAGTTAA
- the trxA gene encoding thioredoxin — translation MSAININKNNFQNEVLNSDKPVLLDFWASWCAPCRMVVSIVEEIASERRDIKVGKINVDEEPELANKFSIMSIPTLVVMKNGKIVQQVSGARPKNAILEMI, via the coding sequence ATGTCTGCTATTAATATCAATAAAAATAATTTTCAGAACGAAGTACTGAATTCCGATAAACCCGTTCTTTTAGATTTTTGGGCATCTTGGTGTGCGCCTTGCCGCATGGTAGTATCTATTGTAGAGGAGATTGCAAGTGAGCGTAGAGATATTAAAGTTGGAAAGATTAATGTAGATGAAGAGCCTGAACTGGCAAATAAGTTCAGTATTATGAGCATTCCGACTTTAGTGGTTATGAAGAATGGGAAGATTGTACAGCAGGTTTCAGGGGCGAGACCTAAGAATGCGATTTTAGAAATGATTTAG
- a CDS encoding FAD-dependent oxidoreductase: MKVIIVGGVAGGATAAARIRRLNEHAEITVFERSGYISYANCGLPYYIGDVITDPEELTLQTPESFFKRFRINMKIHHEVISIHPERKTVSVKNLENGEIFEEKYDKLILSPGAKPTQPRLPGVGIDKLFTLRTVEDTFRIKEYINKNHPKSAVLAGGGFIGLELAENLRELGMDVTIVQRPKQLMNPFDPDMASMIHNEMRKHGIKLVLGYTVEGFKEKDNGVEVLLKDNPSLQADMVVLAIGVTPDTVLAKEAGLELGIKESIIVNDRMETSVPDIYAAGDAVQVKHYVTGNDALISLAGPANKQGRIIADNICGGDSRYLGSQGSSVIKVFDMTAATTGINETNAKKSGLEVDTVILSPMSHAGYYPGGKVMTMKVVFEKETYRLLGAQIIGYEGVDKRIDVLATAIHAGLKATQLKDLDLAYAPPYSSAKDPVNMAGFMIDNIAKGTLKQWHLEDMDKISRDKSVVLLDVRTVGEFNRGHMDGFKNIPVDELRKRINEIEKGKPVYLICQSGLRSYIASRILEGNGYETYNFSGGFRFYDAVVNDHALIEKAYACGMDY; encoded by the coding sequence ATGAAGGTAATAATTGTAGGAGGTGTAGCCGGAGGAGCTACAGCCGCAGCAAGAATACGCAGACTGAATGAACATGCTGAAATTACTGTGTTTGAAAGATCCGGATACATATCCTATGCAAATTGTGGACTTCCATATTATATTGGAGACGTGATTACAGACCCGGAAGAACTTACACTACAGACACCAGAGAGTTTTTTTAAACGCTTCCGTATTAACATGAAAATTCATCATGAAGTTATCTCCATACATCCGGAACGTAAAACGGTTTCAGTGAAAAATTTAGAGAATGGTGAGATATTTGAAGAAAAATATGATAAGCTGATCCTCTCTCCAGGTGCAAAGCCAACACAGCCGAGACTTCCCGGAGTAGGTATTGATAAACTTTTTACACTTCGTACTGTAGAAGACACTTTTCGGATAAAGGAATATATAAATAAGAATCATCCAAAATCGGCTGTATTGGCAGGTGGCGGTTTTATTGGTCTGGAACTGGCAGAAAATTTGAGGGAGCTTGGCATGGATGTTACGATTGTCCAGCGGCCTAAGCAGCTGATGAACCCTTTTGACCCGGATATGGCATCCATGATCCATAATGAAATGAGAAAGCATGGGATAAAACTGGTACTGGGCTATACAGTAGAAGGATTTAAAGAAAAAGACAACGGAGTGGAGGTCCTGTTGAAAGATAATCCATCACTTCAGGCTGATATGGTAGTTCTGGCAATCGGAGTCACACCAGACACAGTATTAGCAAAAGAAGCCGGTCTGGAACTTGGCATCAAGGAAAGTATTATAGTGAATGACAGAATGGAAACCTCTGTACCGGATATTTATGCTGCAGGTGATGCAGTTCAGGTAAAACATTATGTTACGGGTAATGATGCGCTGATTTCTTTGGCAGGACCAGCCAATAAACAGGGCAGAATCATCGCTGATAATATTTGTGGCGGTGATAGTCGTTACCTGGGCAGTCAGGGAAGCTCCGTTATAAAAGTGTTTGATATGACAGCAGCCACTACAGGTATCAATGAAACCAATGCTAAAAAGTCAGGATTAGAGGTAGATACAGTAATTCTTTCTCCTATGAGTCATGCCGGTTACTATCCTGGTGGAAAAGTGATGACCATGAAGGTGGTTTTTGAAAAAGAGACCTATCGTTTGCTTGGTGCTCAGATTATTGGATATGAAGGAGTTGATAAACGTATTGATGTGCTGGCAACAGCAATCCATGCAGGGCTGAAGGCAACCCAGCTGAAGGATTTGGATCTCGCATATGCACCGCCTTATTCCTCTGCCAAGGATCCTGTAAATATGGCAGGATTCATGATAGACAATATAGCAAAAGGTACCTTAAAACAATGGCATCTGGAAGATATGGATAAGATTTCTAGAGATAAAAGTGTTGTGTTGCTGGATGTGAGAACTGTAGGTGAATTTAACAGGGGGCATATGGATGGATTCAAAAACATTCCTGTAGATGAACTAAGGAAACGTATCAATGAAATTGAGAAGGGAAAGCCTGTTTACCTGATATGCCAGAGTGGGCTGCGAAGTTATATTGCCAGTCGTATTCTGGAAGGAAATGGATATGAAACATACAACTTCTCCGGCGGATTCCGCTTCTATGATGCAGTTGTCAATGACCATGCGCTGATTGAAAAGGCATATGCATGTGGTATGGATTATTAA
- a CDS encoding Crp/Fnr family transcriptional regulator: protein MFVKEITVMNFENCFPLWNDLNTAQKKIISDNLITQYVKKRTIIHNGNLDCTGLLLVKSGQLRTYILSDEGREITLYRLFDMDMCLLSASCIIRSIQFEVTIEAEKDTDLWIIPAEIYKGIMKESAPVANYTNELMATRFSDVMWLIEQIMWKSLDKRVASFLLEETSIEGTNELKITHETIANHLGSHREVITRMLRYFQGEGLVKLSRGKITILDPKRLETLQRS, encoded by the coding sequence ATGTTCGTAAAGGAGATAACGGTTATGAACTTCGAAAATTGTTTTCCACTATGGAATGACTTAAATACAGCACAGAAAAAAATAATTTCAGACAATTTAATCACACAGTATGTAAAAAAAAGGACAATCATTCACAATGGAAACCTGGATTGTACTGGATTATTACTGGTTAAATCCGGGCAGCTTCGAACTTACATACTTTCAGATGAAGGACGAGAGATTACACTTTACCGTCTGTTCGATATGGATATGTGTCTTTTATCCGCCTCATGTATCATACGCTCCATTCAATTTGAAGTAACCATTGAAGCAGAAAAAGATACTGATCTTTGGATCATCCCTGCTGAAATCTATAAGGGCATTATGAAGGAATCTGCTCCCGTCGCAAACTATACCAATGAGTTAATGGCCACCCGTTTTTCTGATGTCATGTGGCTGATTGAACAAATCATGTGGAAGAGTTTGGATAAGCGTGTTGCTTCATTTCTTTTAGAAGAGACCTCTATCGAAGGAACAAACGAGCTGAAAATCACTCATGAGACGATTGCTAATCATCTTGGTTCCCACAGGGAAGTTATCACTCGAATGCTTCGATACTTTCAAGGCGAGGGTCTCGTCAAACTCTCCCGCGGCAAAATCACAATCCTTGATCCAAAAAGACTGGAAACACTCCAAAGGTCATAA
- a CDS encoding thioredoxin family protein, whose product MTSININKEKFGQLIHKEKPVLVDFWAPWCGYCRRIGAAYEKISEEYSDILIAGKVNIDEEPQIAEAEKIEIIPTLVLYRDGKAIDSIVAPESKIMIENFINEALEK is encoded by the coding sequence ATGACATCTATAAATATAAATAAAGAAAAGTTTGGACAATTAATTCATAAGGAAAAACCGGTTTTGGTTGATTTCTGGGCACCTTGGTGTGGTTATTGCCGTAGAATTGGAGCGGCTTATGAAAAAATAAGTGAAGAATACAGCGATATTCTTATTGCTGGAAAAGTAAATATTGATGAAGAACCACAGATTGCAGAAGCTGAAAAGATTGAGATAATTCCTACGCTGGTTTTATATCGAGATGGAAAGGCAATAGATTCTATTGTTGCACCTGAATCAAAAATAATGATAGAGAATTTTATTAATGAAGCATTGGAAAAATAA
- the trxB gene encoding thioredoxin-disulfide reductase yields MNENHVYDMIIVGGGPGGYTSALYAARAGFDTIVLEKLSAGGQMSLTWQIDNYPGFENGIDGFSLAEKMQKQAEKFGAKSEYAEVFNMDLTGKLKRVETSSGIYIGKTVVIATGANPRKLGLAKEKELIGHGVAYCASCDGMFYKDKIVVVVGGGNSAVSDAVLLSRIAKKVIIVHRRDTLRATKIYHDQLMKTENIELRWNNTVNELIYGERLTGVRLKDTVTGEENIIECDGLFVSIGRKPTTDFLDNQIELDNKGYIVAGENTETSIPGVYAVGDVRTKLLRQIVTAVADGAMAVHMAEEYVEK; encoded by the coding sequence ATGAATGAAAATCATGTTTACGATATGATTATCGTGGGGGGAGGACCTGGAGGGTATACTTCAGCATTATACGCAGCCAGAGCAGGATTTGATACAATTGTTTTAGAAAAATTATCTGCAGGTGGTCAGATGTCATTGACCTGGCAGATTGATAACTATCCTGGTTTTGAAAATGGAATTGACGGATTTTCATTGGCAGAGAAAATGCAAAAACAGGCGGAAAAATTTGGCGCTAAAAGTGAATATGCTGAAGTTTTTAATATGGATTTAACAGGAAAGCTTAAGAGAGTAGAAACTAGTTCGGGAATTTATATTGGGAAAACAGTAGTGATTGCTACTGGAGCAAATCCAAGAAAACTTGGTCTCGCTAAAGAAAAAGAATTGATAGGTCATGGGGTTGCTTATTGTGCCTCCTGTGATGGTATGTTTTATAAAGATAAGATCGTGGTGGTTGTTGGTGGGGGAAATTCTGCTGTATCAGATGCTGTTCTTTTAAGTCGAATTGCTAAGAAAGTCATCATTGTTCATCGAAGAGATACATTACGTGCAACGAAAATCTACCATGACCAGCTGATGAAAACTGAAAATATAGAGTTACGATGGAACAATACAGTAAATGAACTGATTTATGGAGAACGATTGACTGGTGTGAGGTTGAAAGATACAGTTACAGGAGAAGAAAACATTATAGAATGTGACGGCCTATTTGTGAGTATAGGAAGAAAACCGACAACAGATTTTTTAGATAATCAGATAGAACTGGATAATAAAGGATATATTGTGGCAGGTGAAAACACTGAAACGAGTATTCCGGGTGTTTATGCTGTAGGAGATGTCAGAACAAAGTTACTCCGTCAGATAGTAACAGCAGTGGCAGATGGTGCTATGGCAGTACATATGGCAGAAGAGTATGTGGAGAAATAA
- a CDS encoding type II toxin-antitoxin system PemK/MazF family toxin produces the protein MTIRRGDILWADLGMFPTTSVQGGVRPVIVVSNNKANTYSSVITVVPLTSRIYKKRYLPTHVFISKYDMTGIRKGSLALAEQVMSISTKCIIEKCGRVNKWSLDRVLKAVRIQMGMEGEGHDCRRI, from the coding sequence ATGACAATCCGCAGAGGAGATATTTTATGGGCAGATCTCGGTATGTTTCCTACAACATCTGTTCAGGGTGGAGTAAGACCGGTGATCGTAGTAAGTAACAACAAAGCCAATACATACAGTTCAGTCATTACAGTAGTTCCGCTGACATCAAGAATATATAAGAAACGGTATTTGCCAACACATGTATTTATCAGTAAATATGATATGACGGGAATCCGAAAAGGAAGTTTGGCACTGGCTGAACAGGTTATGAGCATTTCCACAAAATGTATTATTGAGAAATGCGGAAGAGTAAATAAGTGGAGCCTGGATCGGGTACTGAAAGCAGTACGGATTCAGATGGGAATGGAAGGAGAAGGGCATGACTGCAGAAGAATATAG